A region of Pan troglodytes isolate AG18354 chromosome 23, NHGRI_mPanTro3-v2.0_pri, whole genome shotgun sequence DNA encodes the following proteins:
- the TOP3B gene encoding DNA topoisomerase 3-beta-1 isoform X8, producing the protein MKTVLMVAEKPSLAQSIAKILSRGSLSSHKGLNGACSVHEYTGTFAGQPVRFKMTSVCGHVMTLDFLGKYNKWDKVDPAELFSQAPTEKKEANPKLNMVKFLQVEGRGCDYIVLWLDCDKEGENICFEVNTDKDRSLLLDWDRVRVFDREIAQMFLNMTKLEKEAQVEATSRKEKAKQRPLALNTVEMLRVASSSLGMGPQHAMQTAERLYTQGYISYPRTETTHYPENFDLKGSLRQQANHPYWADTVKRLLAEGINRPRKGHDAGDHPPITPMKSATEAELGGDAWRLYEYITRHFIATVSHDCKYLQSTISFRIGPELFTCSGKTVLSPGFTEVMPWQSVPLEESLPTCQRGDAFPVGEVKMLEKQTNPPDYLTEAELITLMEKHGIGTDASIPVHINNICQRNYVTVESGRRLKPTNLGIVLVHGYYKIGMDELMEVSFSPLAATGKPLSRCGKCHRFMKYIQAKPSRLHCSHCDETYTLPQNGTIKLYKELRCPLDDFELVLWSSGSRGKSYPLCPYCYNHPPFRDMKKGMGCNECTHPSCQHSLSMLGIGQCVECESGVLVLDPTSGPKWKVACNKCNVVAHCFENAHRVRVSADTCSVCEAALLDVDFNKAKSPLPGNETQHMGCVFCDPVFQELVELKHAASCHPMHRGGPGRRQGRGRGRARRPPGKPNPRRPKDKMSALAAYFV; encoded by the exons ATGAAGACCGTGCTCATGGTTGCTGAAAAGCCGTCCTTGGCACAGTCAATTGCCAAAATCCTCTCTAGAG GGAGCCTGTCCTCACACAAAGGGCTGAACGGGGCCTGCTCAGTCCACGAGTACACTGGGACCTTTGCTGGCCAGCCAGTGCGCTTCAAGATGACGTCTGTCTGTGGTCACGTGATGACCCTGGATTTCCTGG GAAAATACAACAAATGGGACAAAGTGGACCCCGCAGAACTGTTCAGCCAAGCTCCCACGGAGAAGAAAGAAGCTAACCCCAAGCTGAACATGGTGAAGTTCCTGCAG GTGGAGGGCAGAGGCTGCGACTACATCGTGCTGTGGCTGGACTGCGACAAGGAGGGGGAGAACATCTGCTTTGAG GTTAACACTGACAAAGACAGGTCTCTCCTTTTGGACTGGGACCGAGTAAGAGTGTTCGACCGGGAGATCGCACAGATGTTTTTAAACATGACAAAGCTGGAGAAGGAAGCCCAG GTGGAGGCCACAAGCAGGAAAGAAAAGGCCAAGCAGAGGCCCCTGGCCCTGAACACTGTGGAGATGCTGCGTGTGGCCAGCTCTTCTCTGG GCATGGGGCCGCAGCACGCCATGCAGACGGCTGAGCGGCTCTACACGCAAGGCTACATCAGCTACCCACGGACAGAGACCACCCACTACCCTGAGAACTTTGACCTGAAGGGCTCTCTGCGGCAGCAGGCCAACCACCCCTACTGGGCCGACACG GTGAAGCGGTTGTTAGCAGAAGGTATCAACCGCCCGCGGAAAGGCCATGACGCTGGCGACCATCCCCCCATCACCCCCATGAAGTCTGCCACAGAGGCCGAATTAG GGGGTGACGCGTGGCGGCTCTATGAGTACATCACCAGACACTTCATCGCCACGGTCAGCCATGACTGCAAGTACCTGCAGAGCACCATCTCCTTCAGAATTGGGCCCGAGCTCTTCACCTGCTCCGGGAAGACCGTCCTCTCACCAG GCTTCACGGAGGTCATGCCCTGGCAGAGCGTGCCCCTGGAGGAGAGCCTGCCCACTTGCCAGCGGGGTGACGCCTTCCCTGTGGGCGAGGTGAAGATGCTGGAGAAGCAGACGAACCCACCCGACTACCTGACGGAGGCCGAGCTCATCACGCTCATGGAGAAGCATGGCATCG GCACAGATGCCAGCATCCCTGTGCATATCAACAACATCTGCCAGCGCAACTATGTCACGGTGGAGAGCGGGCGCCGGCTCAAGCCCACCAACCTCGGCATTGTCCTGGTGCACGGCTACTATAAGATTG GCATGGATGAGTTGATGGAGGTGTCTTTCTCGCCCCTGGCGGCCACAGGCAAGCCCCTTTCACGCTGTGGGAAGTGCCACCGCTTCATGAAGTACATCCAG GCCAAGCCAAGCCGCCTGCACTGCTCCCACTGCGATGAGACCTACACGCTCCCCCAGAACGGCACCATCAAGCTCTACAAGGAGCTCCGCTGCCCTCTGGATGACTTCGAGCTGGTCCTGTGGTCATCAGGCTCTCGGGGAAAGAGCTACCCGCTGTGCCCCTACTGCTACAACCACCCACCCTTCCGAGACATGAAGAAAG GCATGGGCTGCAACGAGTGTACGCACCCCTCCTGCCAGCACTCGCTGAGCATGCTGGGCATCGGCCAGTGCGTGGAATGTGAGAGCGGGGTGCTGGTGCTGGACCCCACCTCGGGCCCCAAGTGGAAGGTGGCCTGCAACAAGTGCAATGTGGTAGCGCACTGCTTCGAGAACGCCCACCGCGTGCGGGTGTCCGCCGACACCTGCAGTGTCTGTGAGGCCGCCTTGCTTGATGTGGACTTCAACAAGGCCAAGTCCCCACTCCCGGGCAATGAGACGCAGCACATGGGCTGCGTCTTTTGTGACCCCGTCTTCCAGGAGCTGGTGGAGCTGAAGCATGCGGCCTCCTGCCACCCCATGCACCGCGGTGGACCAGGGAGAAGGCAGGGTCGAGGGCGGGGCCGGGCCAGGAGGCCCCCTGGGAAGCCCAACCCCAGACGGCCCAAGGACAAGATGTCAGCCCTGGCCGCCTACTTTGTATGA
- the TOP3B gene encoding DNA topoisomerase 3-beta-1 isoform X4: MKTVLMVAEKPSLAQSIAKILSRGSLSSHKGLNGACSVHEYTGTFAGQPVRFKMTSVCGHVMTLDFLGKYNKWDKVDPAELFSQAPTEKKEANPKLNMVKFLQVEGRGCDYIVLWLDCDKEGENICFEVLDAVLPVMNKAHGGEKTVFRARFSSITDTDICNAMACLGEPDHNEALSVDARQELDLRIGCAFTRFQTKYFQGKYGDLDSSLISFGPCQTPTLGFCVERHDKIQSFKPETYWVLQAKVNTDKDRSLLLDWDRVRVFDREIAQMFLNMTKLEKEAQVEATSRKEKAKQRPLALNTVEMLRVASSSLGMGPQHAMQTAERLYTQGYISYPRTETTHYPENFDLKGSLRQQANHPYWADTVKRLLAEGINRPRKGHDAGDHPPITPMKSATEAELGGDAWRLYEYITRHFIATVSHDCKYLQSTISFRIGPELFTCSGKTVLSPGFTEVMPWQSVPLEESLPTCQRGDAFPVGEVKMLEKQTNPPDYLTEAELITLMEKHGIGTDASIPVHINNICQRNYVTVESGRRLKPTNLGIVLVHGYYKIDAELVLPTIRSAVEKQLNLIAQGKADYRQVLGHTLDVFKRKFHYFVDSIAGMDELMEVSFSPLAATGKPLSRCGKCHRFMKYIQAKPSRLHCSHCDETYTLPQNGTIKLYKELRCPLDDFELVLWSSGSRGKSYPLCPYCYNHPPFRDMKKATRGETPVRDPLCVGNSLHTPPVPH; the protein is encoded by the exons ATGAAGACCGTGCTCATGGTTGCTGAAAAGCCGTCCTTGGCACAGTCAATTGCCAAAATCCTCTCTAGAG GGAGCCTGTCCTCACACAAAGGGCTGAACGGGGCCTGCTCAGTCCACGAGTACACTGGGACCTTTGCTGGCCAGCCAGTGCGCTTCAAGATGACGTCTGTCTGTGGTCACGTGATGACCCTGGATTTCCTGG GAAAATACAACAAATGGGACAAAGTGGACCCCGCAGAACTGTTCAGCCAAGCTCCCACGGAGAAGAAAGAAGCTAACCCCAAGCTGAACATGGTGAAGTTCCTGCAG GTGGAGGGCAGAGGCTGCGACTACATCGTGCTGTGGCTGGACTGCGACAAGGAGGGGGAGAACATCTGCTTTGAG gttCTTGATGCTGTTCTGCCCGTCATGAACAAGGCCCATGGTGGCGAGAAGACCGTGTTTCGGGCCAGGTTTAGCTCCATCACGGACACAGACATCTGTAATGCCATGGCCTGCCTGGGCGAGCCTGACCACAACGAGGCGCTCTCAGTGGATGCTCGCCAGGAGCTGGACCTGCGAATCGGCTGTGCGTTCACCAG GTTTCAGACTAAATATTTCCAGGGGAAATACGGTGATTTAGACAGCTCTCTCATCTCCTTTGGGCCATGTCAGACTCCAACCCTGGGATTCTGTGTGGAGAGACATGATAAAATCCAGTCCTTCAAACCAGAGACCTACTGGGTGCTGCAGGCCAAG GTTAACACTGACAAAGACAGGTCTCTCCTTTTGGACTGGGACCGAGTAAGAGTGTTCGACCGGGAGATCGCACAGATGTTTTTAAACATGACAAAGCTGGAGAAGGAAGCCCAG GTGGAGGCCACAAGCAGGAAAGAAAAGGCCAAGCAGAGGCCCCTGGCCCTGAACACTGTGGAGATGCTGCGTGTGGCCAGCTCTTCTCTGG GCATGGGGCCGCAGCACGCCATGCAGACGGCTGAGCGGCTCTACACGCAAGGCTACATCAGCTACCCACGGACAGAGACCACCCACTACCCTGAGAACTTTGACCTGAAGGGCTCTCTGCGGCAGCAGGCCAACCACCCCTACTGGGCCGACACG GTGAAGCGGTTGTTAGCAGAAGGTATCAACCGCCCGCGGAAAGGCCATGACGCTGGCGACCATCCCCCCATCACCCCCATGAAGTCTGCCACAGAGGCCGAATTAG GGGGTGACGCGTGGCGGCTCTATGAGTACATCACCAGACACTTCATCGCCACGGTCAGCCATGACTGCAAGTACCTGCAGAGCACCATCTCCTTCAGAATTGGGCCCGAGCTCTTCACCTGCTCCGGGAAGACCGTCCTCTCACCAG GCTTCACGGAGGTCATGCCCTGGCAGAGCGTGCCCCTGGAGGAGAGCCTGCCCACTTGCCAGCGGGGTGACGCCTTCCCTGTGGGCGAGGTGAAGATGCTGGAGAAGCAGACGAACCCACCCGACTACCTGACGGAGGCCGAGCTCATCACGCTCATGGAGAAGCATGGCATCG GCACAGATGCCAGCATCCCTGTGCATATCAACAACATCTGCCAGCGCAACTATGTCACGGTGGAGAGCGGGCGCCGGCTCAAGCCCACCAACCTCGGCATTGTCCTGGTGCACGGCTACTATAAGATTG ATGCAGAGCTGGTGCTCCCCACCATCCGCAGTGCAGTGGAGAAGCAGCTGAACCTGATCGCCCAGGGCAAGGCCGACTACCGCCAGGTCCTTGGCCACACCCTGGACGTGTTCAAGAGGAAGTTCCACTACTTTGTCGACTCCATTGCTG GCATGGATGAGTTGATGGAGGTGTCTTTCTCGCCCCTGGCGGCCACAGGCAAGCCCCTTTCACGCTGTGGGAAGTGCCACCGCTTCATGAAGTACATCCAG GCCAAGCCAAGCCGCCTGCACTGCTCCCACTGCGATGAGACCTACACGCTCCCCCAGAACGGCACCATCAAGCTCTACAAGGAGCTCCGCTGCCCTCTGGATGACTTCGAGCTGGTCCTGTGGTCATCAGGCTCTCGGGGAAAGAGCTACCCGCTGTGCCCCTACTGCTACAACCACCCACCCTTCCGAGACATGAAGAAAG ccacccGAGGAGAGACACCTGTGCGGGATCCACTGTGTGTTGGAAACTCCCTCCACACTCCACCCGTGCCTCACTGA
- the TOP3B gene encoding DNA topoisomerase 3-beta-1 isoform X7 translates to MKTVLMVAEKPSLAQSIAKILSRGSLSSHKGLNGACSVHEYTGTFAGQPVRFKMTSVCGHVMTLDFLGKYNKWDKVDPAELFSQAPTEKKEANPKLNMVKFLQVEGRGCDYIVLWLDCDKEGENICFEVEATSRKEKAKQRPLALNTVEMLRVASSSLGMGPQHAMQTAERLYTQGYISYPRTETTHYPENFDLKGSLRQQANHPYWADTVKRLLAEGINRPRKGHDAGDHPPITPMKSATEAELGGDAWRLYEYITRHFIATVSHDCKYLQSTISFRIGPELFTCSGKTVLSPGFTEVMPWQSVPLEESLPTCQRGDAFPVGEVKMLEKQTNPPDYLTEAELITLMEKHGIGTDASIPVHINNICQRNYVTVESGRRLKPTNLGIVLVHGYYKIDAELVLPTIRSAVEKQLNLIAQGKADYRQVLGHTLDVFKRKFHYFVDSIAGMDELMEVSFSPLAATGKPLSRCGKCHRFMKYIQAKPSRLHCSHCDETYTLPQNGTIKLYKELRCPLDDFELVLWSSGSRGKSYPLCPYCYNHPPFRDMKKGMGCNECTHPSCQHSLSMLGIGQCVECESGVLVLDPTSGPKWKVACNKCNVVAHCFENAHRVRVSADTCSVCEAALLDVDFNKAKSPLPGNETQHMGCVFCDPVFQELVELKHAASCHPMHRGGPGRRQGRGRGRARRPPGKPNPRRPKDKMSALAAYFV, encoded by the exons ATGAAGACCGTGCTCATGGTTGCTGAAAAGCCGTCCTTGGCACAGTCAATTGCCAAAATCCTCTCTAGAG GGAGCCTGTCCTCACACAAAGGGCTGAACGGGGCCTGCTCAGTCCACGAGTACACTGGGACCTTTGCTGGCCAGCCAGTGCGCTTCAAGATGACGTCTGTCTGTGGTCACGTGATGACCCTGGATTTCCTGG GAAAATACAACAAATGGGACAAAGTGGACCCCGCAGAACTGTTCAGCCAAGCTCCCACGGAGAAGAAAGAAGCTAACCCCAAGCTGAACATGGTGAAGTTCCTGCAG GTGGAGGGCAGAGGCTGCGACTACATCGTGCTGTGGCTGGACTGCGACAAGGAGGGGGAGAACATCTGCTTTGAG GTGGAGGCCACAAGCAGGAAAGAAAAGGCCAAGCAGAGGCCCCTGGCCCTGAACACTGTGGAGATGCTGCGTGTGGCCAGCTCTTCTCTGG GCATGGGGCCGCAGCACGCCATGCAGACGGCTGAGCGGCTCTACACGCAAGGCTACATCAGCTACCCACGGACAGAGACCACCCACTACCCTGAGAACTTTGACCTGAAGGGCTCTCTGCGGCAGCAGGCCAACCACCCCTACTGGGCCGACACG GTGAAGCGGTTGTTAGCAGAAGGTATCAACCGCCCGCGGAAAGGCCATGACGCTGGCGACCATCCCCCCATCACCCCCATGAAGTCTGCCACAGAGGCCGAATTAG GGGGTGACGCGTGGCGGCTCTATGAGTACATCACCAGACACTTCATCGCCACGGTCAGCCATGACTGCAAGTACCTGCAGAGCACCATCTCCTTCAGAATTGGGCCCGAGCTCTTCACCTGCTCCGGGAAGACCGTCCTCTCACCAG GCTTCACGGAGGTCATGCCCTGGCAGAGCGTGCCCCTGGAGGAGAGCCTGCCCACTTGCCAGCGGGGTGACGCCTTCCCTGTGGGCGAGGTGAAGATGCTGGAGAAGCAGACGAACCCACCCGACTACCTGACGGAGGCCGAGCTCATCACGCTCATGGAGAAGCATGGCATCG GCACAGATGCCAGCATCCCTGTGCATATCAACAACATCTGCCAGCGCAACTATGTCACGGTGGAGAGCGGGCGCCGGCTCAAGCCCACCAACCTCGGCATTGTCCTGGTGCACGGCTACTATAAGATTG ATGCAGAGCTGGTGCTCCCCACCATCCGCAGTGCAGTGGAGAAGCAGCTGAACCTGATCGCCCAGGGCAAGGCCGACTACCGCCAGGTCCTTGGCCACACCCTGGACGTGTTCAAGAGGAAGTTCCACTACTTTGTCGACTCCATTGCTG GCATGGATGAGTTGATGGAGGTGTCTTTCTCGCCCCTGGCGGCCACAGGCAAGCCCCTTTCACGCTGTGGGAAGTGCCACCGCTTCATGAAGTACATCCAG GCCAAGCCAAGCCGCCTGCACTGCTCCCACTGCGATGAGACCTACACGCTCCCCCAGAACGGCACCATCAAGCTCTACAAGGAGCTCCGCTGCCCTCTGGATGACTTCGAGCTGGTCCTGTGGTCATCAGGCTCTCGGGGAAAGAGCTACCCGCTGTGCCCCTACTGCTACAACCACCCACCCTTCCGAGACATGAAGAAAG GCATGGGCTGCAACGAGTGTACGCACCCCTCCTGCCAGCACTCGCTGAGCATGCTGGGCATCGGCCAGTGCGTGGAATGTGAGAGCGGGGTGCTGGTGCTGGACCCCACCTCGGGCCCCAAGTGGAAGGTGGCCTGCAACAAGTGCAATGTGGTAGCGCACTGCTTCGAGAACGCCCACCGCGTGCGGGTGTCCGCCGACACCTGCAGTGTCTGTGAGGCCGCCTTGCTTGATGTGGACTTCAACAAGGCCAAGTCCCCACTCCCGGGCAATGAGACGCAGCACATGGGCTGCGTCTTTTGTGACCCCGTCTTCCAGGAGCTGGTGGAGCTGAAGCATGCGGCCTCCTGCCACCCCATGCACCGCGGTGGACCAGGGAGAAGGCAGGGTCGAGGGCGGGGCCGGGCCAGGAGGCCCCCTGGGAAGCCCAACCCCAGACGGCCCAAGGACAAGATGTCAGCCCTGGCCGCCTACTTTGTATGA
- the TOP3B gene encoding DNA topoisomerase 3-beta-1 isoform X2, which yields MKTVLMVAEKPSLAQSIAKILSRGSLSSHKGLNGACSVHEYTGTFAGQPVRFKMTSVCGHVMTLDFLGKYNKWDKVDPAELFSQAPTEKKEANPKLNMVKFLQVEGRGCDYIVLWLDCDKEGENICFEVLDAVLPVMNKAHGGEKTVFRARFSSITDTDICNAMACLGEPDHNEALSVDARQELDLRIGCAFTRFQTKYFQGKYGDLDSSLISFGPCQTPTLGFCVERHDKIQSFKPETYWVLQAKVNTDKDRSLLLDWDRVRVFDREIAQMFLNMTKLEKEAQVEATSRKEKAKQRPLALNTVEMLRVASSSLGMGPQHAMQTAERLYTQGYISYPRTETTHYPENFDLKGSLRQQANHPYWADTVKRLLAEGINRPRKGHDAGDHPPITPMKSATEAELGGDAWRLYEYITRHFIATVSHDCKYLQSTISFRIGPELFTCSGKTVLSPGFTEVMPWQSVPLEESLPTCQRGDAFPVGEVKMLEKQTNPPDYLTEAELITLMEKHGIGTDASIPVHINNICQRNYVTVESGRRLKPTNLGIVLVHGYYKIGMDELMEVSFSPLAATGKPLSRCGKCHRFMKYIQAKPSRLHCSHCDETYTLPQNGTIKLYKELRCPLDDFELVLWSSGSRGKSYPLCPYCYNHPPFRDMKKGMGCNECTHPSCQHSLSMLGIGQCVECESGVLVLDPTSGPKWKVACNKCNVVAHCFENAHRVRVSADTCSVCEAALLDVDFNKAKSPLPGNETQHMGCVFCDPVFQELVELKHAASCHPMHRGGPGRRQGRGRGRARRPPGKPNPRRPKDKMSALAAYFV from the exons ATGAAGACCGTGCTCATGGTTGCTGAAAAGCCGTCCTTGGCACAGTCAATTGCCAAAATCCTCTCTAGAG GGAGCCTGTCCTCACACAAAGGGCTGAACGGGGCCTGCTCAGTCCACGAGTACACTGGGACCTTTGCTGGCCAGCCAGTGCGCTTCAAGATGACGTCTGTCTGTGGTCACGTGATGACCCTGGATTTCCTGG GAAAATACAACAAATGGGACAAAGTGGACCCCGCAGAACTGTTCAGCCAAGCTCCCACGGAGAAGAAAGAAGCTAACCCCAAGCTGAACATGGTGAAGTTCCTGCAG GTGGAGGGCAGAGGCTGCGACTACATCGTGCTGTGGCTGGACTGCGACAAGGAGGGGGAGAACATCTGCTTTGAG gttCTTGATGCTGTTCTGCCCGTCATGAACAAGGCCCATGGTGGCGAGAAGACCGTGTTTCGGGCCAGGTTTAGCTCCATCACGGACACAGACATCTGTAATGCCATGGCCTGCCTGGGCGAGCCTGACCACAACGAGGCGCTCTCAGTGGATGCTCGCCAGGAGCTGGACCTGCGAATCGGCTGTGCGTTCACCAG GTTTCAGACTAAATATTTCCAGGGGAAATACGGTGATTTAGACAGCTCTCTCATCTCCTTTGGGCCATGTCAGACTCCAACCCTGGGATTCTGTGTGGAGAGACATGATAAAATCCAGTCCTTCAAACCAGAGACCTACTGGGTGCTGCAGGCCAAG GTTAACACTGACAAAGACAGGTCTCTCCTTTTGGACTGGGACCGAGTAAGAGTGTTCGACCGGGAGATCGCACAGATGTTTTTAAACATGACAAAGCTGGAGAAGGAAGCCCAG GTGGAGGCCACAAGCAGGAAAGAAAAGGCCAAGCAGAGGCCCCTGGCCCTGAACACTGTGGAGATGCTGCGTGTGGCCAGCTCTTCTCTGG GCATGGGGCCGCAGCACGCCATGCAGACGGCTGAGCGGCTCTACACGCAAGGCTACATCAGCTACCCACGGACAGAGACCACCCACTACCCTGAGAACTTTGACCTGAAGGGCTCTCTGCGGCAGCAGGCCAACCACCCCTACTGGGCCGACACG GTGAAGCGGTTGTTAGCAGAAGGTATCAACCGCCCGCGGAAAGGCCATGACGCTGGCGACCATCCCCCCATCACCCCCATGAAGTCTGCCACAGAGGCCGAATTAG GGGGTGACGCGTGGCGGCTCTATGAGTACATCACCAGACACTTCATCGCCACGGTCAGCCATGACTGCAAGTACCTGCAGAGCACCATCTCCTTCAGAATTGGGCCCGAGCTCTTCACCTGCTCCGGGAAGACCGTCCTCTCACCAG GCTTCACGGAGGTCATGCCCTGGCAGAGCGTGCCCCTGGAGGAGAGCCTGCCCACTTGCCAGCGGGGTGACGCCTTCCCTGTGGGCGAGGTGAAGATGCTGGAGAAGCAGACGAACCCACCCGACTACCTGACGGAGGCCGAGCTCATCACGCTCATGGAGAAGCATGGCATCG GCACAGATGCCAGCATCCCTGTGCATATCAACAACATCTGCCAGCGCAACTATGTCACGGTGGAGAGCGGGCGCCGGCTCAAGCCCACCAACCTCGGCATTGTCCTGGTGCACGGCTACTATAAGATTG GCATGGATGAGTTGATGGAGGTGTCTTTCTCGCCCCTGGCGGCCACAGGCAAGCCCCTTTCACGCTGTGGGAAGTGCCACCGCTTCATGAAGTACATCCAG GCCAAGCCAAGCCGCCTGCACTGCTCCCACTGCGATGAGACCTACACGCTCCCCCAGAACGGCACCATCAAGCTCTACAAGGAGCTCCGCTGCCCTCTGGATGACTTCGAGCTGGTCCTGTGGTCATCAGGCTCTCGGGGAAAGAGCTACCCGCTGTGCCCCTACTGCTACAACCACCCACCCTTCCGAGACATGAAGAAAG GCATGGGCTGCAACGAGTGTACGCACCCCTCCTGCCAGCACTCGCTGAGCATGCTGGGCATCGGCCAGTGCGTGGAATGTGAGAGCGGGGTGCTGGTGCTGGACCCCACCTCGGGCCCCAAGTGGAAGGTGGCCTGCAACAAGTGCAATGTGGTAGCGCACTGCTTCGAGAACGCCCACCGCGTGCGGGTGTCCGCCGACACCTGCAGTGTCTGTGAGGCCGCCTTGCTTGATGTGGACTTCAACAAGGCCAAGTCCCCACTCCCGGGCAATGAGACGCAGCACATGGGCTGCGTCTTTTGTGACCCCGTCTTCCAGGAGCTGGTGGAGCTGAAGCATGCGGCCTCCTGCCACCCCATGCACCGCGGTGGACCAGGGAGAAGGCAGGGTCGAGGGCGGGGCCGGGCCAGGAGGCCCCCTGGGAAGCCCAACCCCAGACGGCCCAAGGACAAGATGTCAGCCCTGGCCGCCTACTTTGTATGA